In the genome of Brienomyrus brachyistius isolate T26 chromosome 17, BBRACH_0.4, whole genome shotgun sequence, one region contains:
- the aadac gene encoding arylacetamide deacetylase: MRSKDIILLAGPLIAYYVYIPIPDEIEEKWKLMITDCFFRSLMHLAELSELLGLTDYMRVMMLITVLEQTVPVSDKHVRVTEEVFDGVQVIVYEPSQQSGNGELRRAVIYLHGGGWCLGSARMGPYDLLSRQTVQELNAVVVSVEYRLAPPYHFPIPFLDVYRVVKHFLQGPVLAHYRVDAGRVAVSGDSAGGNLAAAITQQLQQDAEQPVQLKAQALLYPVLQVLDLNTPSYQQNEHMPILPKKLMVRFWSEYFTSDRTLLQAMLANSHNSLQSGRVLKYVNWTVLLPEGFHRPYSYSAPSLVNRGPSYMGTALTDPWASPLLVPDAALRPLPKAYVLTSEYDVLRDDGVMYVTRLRQAGVDVTHQHYASGFHGAFMFTVWPTDFQIGRRMVWNYIRWLKENL, from the exons ATGAGATCAAAAGACATAATCCTACTAGCTGGACCGTTAATTGCCTACTACGTTTACATACCTATTCCGGATGAAATTGAAGAAAAATGGAAATTGATGATCACAGATTGTTTCTTCAGAAGCCTCATGCATCTG GCAGAATTGAGTGAACTTCTAGGTTTGACAGACTATATGAGGGTGATGATGCTCATTACTGTGCTGGAACAGACGGTGCCTGTGTCCGACAAGCATGTACGTGTTACAGAGGAGGTATTTGATGGGGTGCAGGTGATTGTATATGAGCCAAGCCAGCAGAGCGGCAATGGAGAGCTGAGGAGAGCAGTGATCTACTTACATGGGGGAGGCTGGTGTCTGGGTAGTGCCA GGATGGGACCCTATGATCTTCTCTCGAGGCAGACGGTCCAGGAGCTCAACGCCGTCGTGGTTTCCGTGGA GTATCGACTGGCGCCCCCATACCATTTCCCCATCCCCTTCCTGGATGTGTACCGGGTGGTGAAGCACTTCCTCCAGGGACCCGTCTTGGCCCACTACAGGGTAGACGCAGGACGCGTGGCCGTGTCAGGGGACAGCGCTGGTGGTAACTTGGCGGCGGCCATCACACAGCAG CTGCAGCAGgatgcggagcagccggtgcaGTTGAAGGCGCAGGCCCTGCTCTACCCTGTGCTGCAGGTGCTGGACCTCAACACACCCTCCTACCAGCAGAACGAGCACATGCCCATTCTGCCTAAGAAGCTGATGGTGCGTTTCTGGAGCGAATACTTCACCAGCGACCGTACGCTGCTGCAGGCCATGCTGGCAAACTCGCACAACAGCCTGCAGTCTGGCCGGGTGCTCAAGTACGTTAACTGGACCGTCTTACTGCCGGAAGGTTTCCACAGGCCCTACAGCTACAGTGCCCCGTCTCTGGTGAACAGGGGGCCGTCCTACATGGGGACCGCCCTCACCGACCCGTGGGCGTCGCCCCTTCTGGTGCCCGACGCGGCCCTGCGGCCGCTGCCCAAGGCCTACGTACTGACCTCCGAGTATGACGTCCTGCGGGACGACGGCGTCATGTACGTCACGCGGTTGCGACAGGCCGGGGTGGACGTCACGCATCAGCACTACGCCTCAGGTTTCCACGGTGCCTTCATGTTCACCGTCTGGCCCACCGACTTCCAGATCGGACGGCGCATGGTGTGGAACTACATCCGCTGGCTTAAAGAGAACCTGTAG